A window of the Gammaproteobacteria bacterium genome harbors these coding sequences:
- a CDS encoding FxsA family protein translates to MFIILFLIFVIVPIIEISILIQVGDYLGLVPTIALVILTAAVGASLVRSQGLKTLLSAQQKIQQGLQPGQEMLEGVMLAVAGVLLVTPGFATDGLGLLLLLPVTRQAFANYCLTKMIKRQSANDPFGGQGFGSTQSQSEDIIEGEFVSKDQSRINQSTAQDNVQNNAQSNAQSNAQTNEQDTEQARNKHNQ, encoded by the coding sequence GTGTTTATTATATTATTTCTTATTTTTGTTATCGTTCCTATTATTGAAATATCAATTTTAATTCAGGTCGGTGACTACCTAGGCCTAGTGCCGACCATTGCTCTGGTTATCTTAACCGCCGCAGTTGGTGCTTCGTTGGTGCGTAGCCAAGGATTAAAAACCTTGCTGTCGGCTCAACAAAAGATTCAACAAGGCTTACAACCCGGCCAAGAAATGCTCGAAGGCGTGATGCTAGCCGTTGCGGGCGTATTATTAGTTACCCCTGGATTTGCCACTGATGGACTCGGACTGTTATTACTACTGCCTGTAACCCGACAAGCCTTTGCCAATTACTGCCTGACTAAAATGATTAAGCGCCAAAGCGCTAACGATCCGTTTGGTGGCCAAGGTTTTGGCTCAACCCAGTCACAATCAGAAGACATCATTGAAGGTGAATTTGTCAGTAAAGACCAAAGCCGCATCAATCAAAGTACTGCTCAAGACAATGTTCAAAACAATGCCCAAAGCAATGCTCAAAGCAATGCTCAAACCAACGAACAAGACACTGAACAAGCCCGAAACAAGCACAACCAATAA
- the ubiD gene encoding 4-hydroxy-3-polyprenylbenzoate decarboxylase, which translates to MKYKDLRDFIEQLEKLGQLKRITQEIDPYLEMTEIGDRTLRAKGPALLFENPKGSTIPVLTNLFGTPERVALAMGKTDASALREVGELMAELKEPEPPRGMRDAWNKLPLYKQVLNMPTKRLRSAPCQDVVITGDDVDLTMLPIQHCWPGDVAPLVTWGLTITRGPHKERQNLGIYRQQLLSRNKLVMRWLSHRGGALDYQEFQQTNPGERYPVSVALGADPATIIGAVTPVPDTLSEYAFAGLLRGSRSEVVKSISNDLEVPASAEFVLEGYLEPGEMAPEGPYGDHTGYYNEVEEFPVFTVTHITHRKNPIYHSTYTGRPPDEPAILGVALNEVFVPILKKQYPEIVDFYLPPEGCSYRMAIVTIKKQYPGHAKRVMMGVWSFLRQFMYTKFVIVCDDDINARSWDDVIWAITTRMDPARDTLLIEHTPIDYLDFASPVAGLGSKMGMDATNKWPGETDREWGEPIEMTQEVKDKVDDIWDDLAIFTNNTSD; encoded by the coding sequence ATGAAATATAAAGATCTGCGTGATTTTATCGAGCAACTGGAAAAACTTGGTCAGCTTAAACGCATCACCCAAGAAATTGATCCTTACCTTGAAATGACTGAAATAGGGGACCGAACGTTACGGGCGAAAGGGCCAGCGTTATTGTTTGAAAACCCTAAAGGTTCAACCATTCCTGTCTTAACCAATTTATTTGGTACCCCTGAGCGAGTCGCTTTGGCCATGGGCAAGACCGATGCGTCCGCTTTGCGTGAGGTGGGTGAGCTAATGGCAGAACTTAAAGAGCCTGAGCCGCCACGGGGCATGCGAGATGCGTGGAATAAGTTGCCGCTGTATAAGCAGGTACTCAACATGCCAACCAAGCGGTTGCGCAGTGCGCCTTGTCAGGATGTGGTGATTACTGGTGACGATGTTGATTTAACGATGTTGCCTATTCAGCATTGTTGGCCCGGCGATGTCGCGCCATTGGTGACTTGGGGTTTAACGATTACCCGAGGCCCGCATAAAGAACGCCAGAATTTAGGGATTTATCGCCAGCAATTGCTCAGTAGAAATAAATTGGTGATGCGCTGGTTATCTCATCGCGGCGGCGCGTTAGACTATCAAGAATTCCAACAAACTAACCCTGGTGAACGTTACCCAGTATCTGTTGCTTTAGGAGCGGATCCGGCAACGATAATTGGTGCAGTCACACCAGTGCCAGACACTTTGTCTGAATATGCATTCGCTGGATTATTGCGTGGTTCTCGCAGCGAAGTGGTTAAGAGTATTTCTAATGATTTAGAAGTGCCAGCCAGTGCTGAATTTGTGCTTGAGGGGTATCTTGAGCCAGGCGAGATGGCGCCAGAAGGACCTTATGGCGACCACACCGGTTATTATAACGAAGTGGAAGAGTTTCCTGTTTTTACTGTCACTCATATCACCCATCGTAAAAATCCGATTTACCATAGTACCTACACCGGTCGTCCGCCCGATGAGCCGGCGATTTTAGGTGTGGCATTAAATGAAGTATTTGTGCCAATCCTCAAAAAACAGTACCCAGAGATTGTCGATTTTTATTTACCGCCAGAAGGCTGTTCTTATCGCATGGCTATCGTGACCATCAAAAAGCAGTACCCTGGTCATGCTAAACGGGTAATGATGGGTGTGTGGTCATTCTTGCGCCAGTTTATGTATACCAAGTTTGTGATTGTTTGTGACGACGACATTAATGCCCGCAGTTGGGATGATGTAATTTGGGCTATTACCACCCGAATGGATCCCGCGCGCGATACCTTGTTGATTGAGCATACTCCAATCGATTACCTTGATTTTGCCTCGCCAGTTGCGGGACTAGGTTCTAAAATGGGGATGGACGCCACCAATAAATGGCCGGGCGAAACCGACCGAGAATGGGGCGAACCAATTGAGATGACTCAAGAAGTTAAAGACAAAGTTGATGACATTTGGGACGACTTGGCAATTTTCACTAATAACACCAGTGACTAA
- the glpG gene encoding rhomboid family intramembrane serine protease GlpG, whose amino-acid sequence MILLGRVPNPRMAQAFIDYLFNLDIDCQLRQQQGFELWLVTTDQQQLAQDEFEQFIVNPSHPKYLAASWTNANPQISAVGHSAANVEMLANFISHSGPVTLVTFGVAVVVYLSYLLGFNFVYQALAFFPSLELAQVSQIWRLFTPTLLHFSTLHILFNLVMWWYLGGLIENKVSSSKLLVILVLASIFPNIVQYLMTGPAFGGLSGVVYALVGYVWWRNPKVGLYLPPAYIGFMLVWLVMGFFDLMGIKVANGAHVGGLIVGCLLAWFDNKRESNK is encoded by the coding sequence ATGATTTTATTAGGACGGGTGCCAAATCCACGCATGGCCCAAGCGTTTATCGATTATTTGTTTAACCTTGATATCGATTGTCAGTTGCGCCAGCAGCAGGGCTTTGAGTTATGGTTGGTGACCACTGATCAACAACAGCTTGCGCAGGATGAATTTGAGCAATTTATCGTAAACCCCAGTCATCCAAAGTACTTGGCTGCTTCTTGGACTAATGCTAATCCGCAAATCAGTGCGGTTGGTCACTCGGCAGCCAATGTTGAGATGTTAGCTAATTTCATCAGTCATAGCGGCCCAGTTACCTTGGTTACTTTTGGTGTTGCGGTTGTTGTCTATCTCAGTTATCTATTGGGCTTTAACTTTGTGTATCAGGCGTTGGCTTTTTTTCCGAGCTTAGAGTTGGCCCAAGTTAGTCAAATATGGCGGTTGTTTACCCCGACCTTGCTGCACTTTTCAACCTTGCATATCTTATTTAACCTGGTGATGTGGTGGTATCTTGGTGGCTTAATTGAAAACAAGGTGTCGTCGAGCAAGTTATTGGTAATTCTAGTGCTGGCTAGTATTTTTCCCAATATTGTGCAATATCTTATGACAGGGCCGGCTTTCGGTGGGTTGTCTGGGGTCGTGTATGCTTTAGTTGGTTATGTCTGGTGGCGCAATCCTAAAGTAGGTTTGTATCTGCCACCTGCCTATATTGGTTTTATGTTGGTCTGGTTAGTGATGGGATTTTTTGATCTGATGGGGATTAAGGTGGCCAATGGCGCGCACGTTGGTGGGTTGATCGTTGGCTGCTTATTGGCTTGGTTTGATAACAAACGAGAATCAAATAAATAA
- the ubiA gene encoding 4-hydroxybenzoate octaprenyltransferase: MITKTGLQGYITLMRLDRPIGTLLLLWPTYWALWLAAQGTPDFKVLIVFTLGVFVMRSAGCVINDFADRKIDGRVKRTKNRPLATGLISSKQALALFFGLLVIALLLVITMNNLTIGLSFAAVALAACYPFMKRYTHLPQVVLGAAFGWAIPMAFAAQTNELPPVCWLLFGANLAWTVAYDTWYAMVDREDDLKIGVKSTAILFGRYDRLIIGILQATTIYCLVKVGLMMELGGYYYVALVAATGLFIHQQWQTKSRERDSYFTAFIANNQVGGVVFAGILANFYLG, from the coding sequence ATGATCACTAAAACTGGGCTGCAGGGCTATATAACGCTGATGCGGCTTGATCGGCCTATTGGCACGTTATTATTGCTATGGCCAACTTACTGGGCCTTGTGGCTTGCAGCGCAGGGCACTCCTGATTTTAAGGTGCTAATTGTATTTACGCTCGGGGTGTTTGTGATGCGCAGCGCTGGTTGTGTCATTAACGATTTTGCCGACCGAAAAATAGATGGCCGGGTTAAGCGCACCAAAAATCGGCCTTTGGCGACGGGTCTTATCTCATCAAAACAAGCACTGGCGCTGTTTTTTGGTTTGTTGGTTATCGCTTTGCTATTAGTAATTACGATGAATAATTTAACCATAGGGTTATCTTTTGCCGCCGTGGCATTGGCCGCTTGTTATCCGTTTATGAAACGTTATACCCATTTACCGCAGGTGGTGCTAGGTGCCGCTTTTGGCTGGGCTATCCCAATGGCTTTTGCGGCCCAAACTAACGAACTGCCACCGGTGTGCTGGTTATTATTTGGCGCTAATTTAGCCTGGACTGTGGCTTATGATACTTGGTATGCAATGGTTGATCGTGAGGATGATCTTAAAATAGGGGTTAAGTCGACCGCTATTTTGTTTGGTCGCTACGATCGGTTAATCATTGGAATATTGCAAGCTACTACGATTTATTGTTTGGTTAAAGTTGGCTTAATGATGGAATTAGGCGGCTATTATTATGTGGCATTAGTGGCTGCAACCGGATTATTCATTCATCAGCAGTGGCAAACCAAGAGCCGTGAACGCGATAGTTATTTCACGGCATTTATTGCCAACAATCAAGTGGGTGGTGTTGTTTTTGCCGGTATTTTAGCTAATTTTTATCTCGGGTAA
- a CDS encoding polysaccharide deacetylase family protein: MRRFVACFFLLCYIAPAPAAVVLQYHHVSDSTPVSTSIKVEQFRAHMNYLANNNYQVLALSEIIKQLQQGKDPGPKVVAITFDDGYDDVLINAEPILKQHGFSYTLFIAPDEINHDYPNMLSWAQIEQLAAGGVAIANHSSKHLHLNRRLVDESLSQWQLRITQDIEQAEQLISLKTQQNLKLLAYPYGEYNSDLQALVAKLGYVGIGQHSGALATYSDFSALPRFPASGRYANLETLAIKLKSLAMPVTSLVNANPQLSQHRKIKHKNRPVLTVTINRKDVDTRQLYCYILGERVDPIWLNKRRFTIGAPQDLPAGRSRYNCTAPSKSQLGYYWFSQPWINHKPDGSWYHG; the protein is encoded by the coding sequence ATGCGGCGTTTTGTGGCCTGTTTTTTCTTGTTATGTTATATCGCACCGGCACCTGCAGCCGTGGTATTACAATATCATCACGTTAGTGATAGTACGCCCGTCTCAACCAGCATTAAGGTTGAGCAGTTTAGAGCTCATATGAATTACTTGGCCAATAATAACTATCAGGTGTTAGCGCTCAGTGAAATTATAAAGCAACTACAACAAGGTAAAGATCCGGGTCCTAAGGTTGTTGCCATCACCTTTGATGATGGATATGACGATGTGCTGATCAATGCCGAGCCTATTTTAAAACAGCATGGCTTTAGCTACACCTTATTTATTGCCCCGGATGAAATTAATCACGATTACCCCAATATGCTGAGCTGGGCGCAAATAGAGCAGCTGGCCGCAGGGGGCGTCGCCATTGCAAATCACAGTAGTAAGCACTTACATCTTAATCGGCGCTTGGTTGACGAAAGCTTAAGCCAATGGCAGTTGCGAATTACCCAGGATATTGAGCAAGCTGAGCAGCTGATTAGCTTGAAAACTCAGCAGAATTTAAAGTTGTTAGCCTATCCTTATGGCGAATATAACAGTGACTTACAAGCACTGGTGGCTAAATTGGGTTATGTTGGCATTGGTCAGCACTCTGGTGCCTTGGCCACTTATTCTGACTTTAGCGCATTGCCAAGATTCCCGGCTTCTGGTCGTTATGCCAATCTTGAAACCTTGGCGATTAAATTAAAATCACTGGCAATGCCGGTAACCTCATTGGTTAATGCCAATCCGCAACTGAGCCAACACCGTAAAATAAAGCACAAAAACAGACCCGTGTTAACCGTAACTATTAACAGGAAAGATGTTGATACGAGGCAACTGTATTGCTATATCTTGGGCGAGCGTGTTGATCCAATTTGGTTGAACAAACGTCGATTTACTATCGGCGCGCCACAAGACCTACCAGCTGGGCGTTCGCGTTACAACTGCACCGCGCCGAGTAAAAGCCAATTGGGTTATTATTGGTTCTCGCAACCTTGGATTAATCACAAGCCTGACGGCAGTTGGTATCACGGATGA
- the fliL gene encoding flagellar basal body-associated protein FliL, which translates to MKAIFSLLIASMMLFSANSYAAEDEEVAADEYAYFAFEPDITTNYLTSGKKVGFIRLTMEVMVKNPDDLAIVEHHAPLLRAAIVEVLGQQTEDKVKSASGKQEIRELCLETLNDLLKQETGKKLIVRLLFTKYIHH; encoded by the coding sequence ATGAAAGCAATTTTTAGCCTACTCATTGCATCGATGATGCTATTTAGCGCGAACAGCTACGCCGCCGAGGACGAAGAGGTAGCCGCAGATGAATATGCATACTTTGCATTCGAACCCGATATTACTACCAACTATCTTACGTCAGGTAAAAAAGTAGGCTTCATTCGCTTAACCATGGAAGTAATGGTTAAAAATCCTGACGATTTAGCAATCGTTGAACATCATGCGCCCTTGTTACGAGCCGCAATTGTCGAAGTATTGGGCCAGCAAACCGAAGATAAAGTAAAATCAGCATCAGGCAAGCAAGAAATTCGCGAATTGTGCCTTGAAACTCTTAACGATTTACTTAAGCAAGAAACGGGCAAAAAGCTTATCGTCCGACTGCTATTTACCAAATATATCCATCATTAA
- a CDS encoding protein-disulfide reductase DsbD, whose protein sequence is MFTRFSGRSFGLLFAHVAVCFSLFIPVTAGSFFDDEPQFLPVEQAFKFNFSQQNDKVFVNWQIEPGYYLYQHQFKVTSDTAQIKPLVLPEGEMHDDPYFGKQVVYYQAAAFDFALSPSDKPHQITVRYQGCADAGLCYPPTTKTVFFDPKYVTTTTISKLPVSPSVGSELSGPAANQQGDLTSEQGKFASLLSGGSFYLALLLFFGLGVGLAFTPCVFPMYPILSGIIMGSGNQLSTRQAFLLSFTYVQGMAITYSALGLVVASAGLKFQAAFQHPLVLGALAILFTGLALSMFGVFNLQLPSSWQNKLNQLSNNQKGGRYGGVFAMGMISGLVASPCTTAPLSGALLYVAQTGDLFLGGITLYVLSLGMGVPLLLMGTSGGKLLPKAGAWMEVVKGIFGFMLLSVVVILLSRFINETISMMIWGLWAVALAGYLLHHNKQTQHSMMHSIRHTLASVILILGTLTVALPWLGNQTLIGKTSPEHQVEFIQVKGYEQLQQQLALAKADNVPVMLDFYADWCVACKDFETKTFSDPSVEPLLANMRLIQADVTNTDALDIELQDKLAVLGLPSIILFDRQGNELKNLRVVGFQEPAQFKLVVEQALNAVPATQS, encoded by the coding sequence ATGTTTACACGTTTTTCTGGGCGCTCATTTGGCTTACTATTTGCCCACGTCGCGGTCTGTTTTTCTTTATTCATCCCGGTCACTGCTGGCAGTTTTTTTGATGATGAACCACAGTTTTTACCGGTAGAGCAGGCTTTCAAGTTTAATTTCAGTCAACAAAATGACAAAGTTTTTGTCAATTGGCAGATTGAGCCCGGATATTACCTTTATCAGCATCAGTTTAAAGTTACCAGTGATACCGCTCAAATAAAGCCTTTGGTTTTACCTGAAGGTGAAATGCATGACGACCCTTATTTTGGTAAGCAAGTTGTTTATTATCAAGCCGCGGCATTTGATTTTGCGTTAAGCCCTAGCGATAAACCTCATCAGATTACGGTTCGCTATCAAGGGTGTGCTGACGCTGGTTTATGTTATCCACCGACCACCAAGACGGTATTTTTCGATCCTAAATATGTTACTACCACCACTATTTCGAAATTACCTGTCTCGCCATCAGTTGGCTCTGAATTATCTGGACCAGCGGCGAACCAGCAGGGTGACTTAACCAGTGAGCAAGGTAAATTTGCCAGTTTGCTCAGCGGCGGCAGTTTCTATTTGGCCTTATTATTGTTTTTTGGTTTGGGTGTTGGTTTAGCCTTTACGCCTTGTGTCTTTCCGATGTATCCAATTTTATCTGGCATTATCATGGGCTCGGGTAACCAACTGTCGACCCGTCAGGCCTTTTTATTGTCGTTTACTTATGTTCAGGGCATGGCAATTACCTATTCAGCATTAGGTTTAGTCGTGGCGTCAGCCGGTTTGAAATTTCAGGCGGCCTTTCAGCACCCATTAGTATTAGGTGCGCTCGCGATTTTGTTTACCGGTTTAGCTTTGTCGATGTTTGGGGTGTTTAATCTGCAACTGCCGTCATCATGGCAAAATAAGCTCAATCAATTGTCTAACAATCAAAAAGGTGGCCGTTATGGTGGCGTTTTTGCAATGGGCATGATTTCTGGGCTGGTGGCTTCACCTTGTACCACTGCGCCGTTATCGGGCGCCTTGCTTTATGTTGCGCAAACGGGCGATTTATTTCTTGGTGGCATTACCCTGTATGTTTTAAGTTTAGGCATGGGAGTACCGTTGTTACTAATGGGTACTTCGGGTGGTAAGTTGTTGCCAAAGGCTGGTGCATGGATGGAAGTGGTTAAAGGGATCTTTGGCTTTATGCTGTTGTCCGTGGTCGTGATATTGCTCAGCAGGTTTATTAACGAGACTATCAGCATGATGATCTGGGGCTTATGGGCCGTGGCATTAGCGGGATACTTGTTACACCACAACAAGCAAACTCAGCACAGCATGATGCACAGCATTAGACATACCTTGGCGTCAGTGATATTAATTCTTGGTACGTTAACAGTGGCTCTGCCTTGGCTTGGCAATCAAACGTTGATTGGGAAAACTAGCCCTGAGCATCAGGTTGAATTTATTCAGGTTAAAGGTTACGAGCAATTGCAGCAGCAATTAGCGCTGGCTAAGGCCGACAATGTGCCAGTGATGTTAGACTTTTACGCAGACTGGTGTGTCGCTTGCAAAGACTTTGAAACTAAAACCTTCTCTGATCCTAGTGTTGAGCCATTACTGGCTAATATGCGCTTGATTCAAGCTGATGTGACCAATACTGATGCACTTGATATCGAGCTGCAAGACAAGTTAGCGGTGTTGGGGCTGCCGAGCATTATTTTATTTGACCGCCAAGGTAATGAGCTTAAAAATTTACGAGTGGTCGGCTTTCAGGAGCCAGCACAATTTAAGCTCGTTGTTGAGCAAGCCTTGAATGCGGTACCTGCCACTCAAAGTTAG
- a CDS encoding chorismate lyase: MSDIHNVDFKQLTPPFAAGCDNQWLTQSELGQGKLTPALTSWLFDRGSLTTRLKDYCQNFSVVVLNSGAGAVSAQEQLLFPAIEMPLHCREVLLLCDGIPQVYARSLIVKQALEHSEIGLKQLGNNSLGQVLFQAPQAQRGSIEVSQFSCQSSVATLARELNLSPTQPLWGRRSIFTLQQYPLLVSEIFLPGALAYQEVTP; encoded by the coding sequence GTGTCAGATATCCACAATGTAGACTTTAAACAACTAACGCCACCGTTCGCTGCTGGTTGTGATAATCAATGGCTAACACAAAGTGAGCTTGGCCAGGGTAAATTAACGCCAGCCCTTACCAGCTGGCTGTTTGACCGAGGATCATTAACCACAAGATTAAAGGATTATTGTCAAAATTTCTCCGTCGTGGTACTGAACAGTGGCGCCGGGGCCGTATCTGCACAGGAACAACTGTTGTTTCCCGCCATTGAGATGCCATTGCATTGTCGCGAAGTATTATTATTGTGTGATGGTATTCCTCAGGTCTATGCGCGCAGTTTAATTGTTAAGCAAGCGTTAGAGCATTCAGAGATCGGGCTTAAACAACTGGGTAACAATTCACTGGGTCAGGTGTTGTTTCAAGCGCCGCAAGCCCAACGTGGCAGCATTGAGGTGAGTCAGTTTAGTTGTCAGTCGTCGGTGGCAACATTGGCCCGTGAGCTTAATTTAAGCCCAACTCAGCCGTTATGGGGACGACGCTCGATCTTTACATTGCAGCAGTACCCGTTATTAGTTTCCGAAATATTTTTGCCCGGCGCACTGGCTTATCAAGAGGTAACACCATGA
- a CDS encoding divalent-cation tolerance protein CutA translates to MTEFIQVTCNCPDEDSARQIAQSLVELKLAACVNIIANVESIYSWQGQLEQAREVQLQIKTSKSLYQALEDKILQLHPYDVAEVIALPIISGNKAYLDWLKGNLH, encoded by the coding sequence ATGACCGAATTTATTCAAGTAACTTGTAATTGCCCTGATGAAGACAGTGCCAGGCAAATAGCACAAAGCTTGGTTGAACTTAAGTTGGCCGCTTGTGTCAATATCATCGCCAATGTTGAATCGATTTACAGTTGGCAGGGGCAGCTTGAGCAAGCTCGTGAAGTTCAGTTGCAAATTAAAACCAGTAAGAGTTTGTATCAAGCGCTTGAAGATAAAATATTGCAGCTTCATCCGTACGATGTCGCTGAGGTTATTGCGTTACCTATTATTAGTGGTAACAAAGCATATTTAGATTGGTTAAAAGGTAATTTACACTGA
- a CDS encoding MATE family efflux transporter, translating into MNIVTQLQQQRKLLTLALPMIFSNITTPLLGLVDTAVIGHLDHAYYLGGIAVGSMVISIMFWLTGFLRMSTTGVVSQALGQNNATLAWSYVFHSLGLALTISLVLLLTQSPLSNLAFGLIGASEQVTTFAQVYFDIRIFSTPAVLANLVILGYLVASRQIKWLVYQLLCINIINIVLDIIFVVYLDWGVSGAASASVIADYCGLVLVAAVVYPAIKSQNIGQLVHFNYAILQRLFRLNRDIFIRSLALQLCLAFITATGAGFGDVYVAANAILLNLFMLASYGLDGFAYAAESLVGFAKGQRDQHKLHQTVCQSAGWCAVVGLSFAIALWLWGSTWIGWLTDIAEVRDLAVQYLPWLIAVSCVAWLSFIMDGVYVGLTLSHVMRNSMLVACAVFFSLWYVAADWHNDGLWLAFCGFMLVRGLTLTGHYMFSYRQTKL; encoded by the coding sequence ATGAATATTGTCACTCAACTACAGCAACAACGTAAGCTACTGACACTGGCCTTGCCAATGATTTTTTCTAATATTACCACACCTTTATTGGGCTTAGTTGATACCGCTGTTATCGGCCACCTTGATCATGCTTATTACTTAGGTGGCATAGCAGTGGGCAGCATGGTCATCAGCATTATGTTTTGGTTAACCGGCTTCTTACGCATGTCAACCACAGGTGTCGTATCACAAGCCCTAGGCCAGAATAATGCCACCCTCGCTTGGTCTTATGTTTTTCACTCACTAGGGTTAGCACTTACTATCTCGCTGGTGTTGTTGTTAACACAATCACCATTGAGCAATTTAGCTTTTGGCTTAATTGGTGCCAGTGAACAAGTCACCACCTTTGCTCAAGTATATTTTGATATTCGTATTTTCTCAACACCCGCAGTATTAGCTAATTTAGTGATACTTGGCTACTTAGTCGCCAGCCGACAAATTAAGTGGCTGGTCTATCAGTTACTGTGCATCAATATTATCAATATCGTGCTTGATATTATATTTGTGGTCTACTTAGATTGGGGAGTTTCAGGTGCAGCCAGTGCTTCAGTTATCGCTGACTACTGCGGCCTAGTACTCGTTGCAGCAGTGGTGTATCCAGCGATTAAATCGCAAAACATTGGCCAGTTAGTGCACTTTAATTACGCGATATTACAGCGCTTATTTCGGCTTAATCGCGATATCTTTATCCGTTCGCTCGCGTTACAACTGTGTTTGGCGTTTATCACGGCCACGGGCGCTGGGTTTGGCGATGTTTATGTCGCTGCTAATGCTATTTTACTCAATCTGTTTATGCTTGCTTCTTATGGGCTCGATGGCTTTGCATATGCAGCTGAGTCACTGGTCGGTTTTGCCAAAGGTCAGCGCGATCAACATAAATTGCACCAAACTGTTTGTCAGTCAGCTGGGTGGTGTGCTGTGGTTGGCCTGAGTTTTGCGATTGCTTTATGGCTTTGGGGCAGTACGTGGATTGGCTGGTTAACCGATATTGCTGAGGTGCGAGATTTAGCCGTGCAATATTTACCTTGGTTAATTGCTGTTAGCTGTGTCGCTTGGTTATCTTTTATTATGGATGGTGTATACGTTGGCCTAACTCTCTCGCATGTTATGAGAAATTCAATGCTAGTTGCTTGCGCGGTGTTTTTTAGTCTGTGGTATGTCGCGGCTGATTGGCACAATGATGGTTTGTGGTTAGCCTTTTGCGGCTTTATGCTGGTGCGGGGGTTAACGCTGACTGGTCATTATATGTTTAGCTATCGCCAAACTAAGTTATAG
- the fre gene encoding NAD(P)H-flavin reductase, which yields MSEIRCSVEKLHAFNESVYHVVLRPEQGFTYKAGQYLMVKMSDEDKRPFSIASAPSDGELIELHIGASEQHSYPMQVIERMKQDQEITILAPFGDADLNNDNQRPIILIAGGTGFSYVRSILRELVANNDQRPVTIYWGCKDLAHFYVLEEAQQLTAAHDNMTLIPVVENTPADWQGVSGLVHHAVLKDFSDLSQHEIYAAGRFEMVGVIRDAFLEQGMKIEHMHGDALAYLK from the coding sequence ATGTCAGAGATTAGATGTAGCGTTGAAAAATTACACGCTTTTAATGAGTCGGTTTATCACGTGGTATTGCGTCCAGAGCAAGGCTTTACGTATAAAGCGGGACAATATTTAATGGTTAAAATGTCGGATGAGGACAAGCGTCCATTTTCGATCGCCAGCGCGCCAAGTGACGGTGAATTAATCGAGCTCCACATCGGTGCTTCTGAGCAGCATAGCTATCCGATGCAAGTCATTGAGCGGATGAAGCAAGATCAAGAAATTACGATCTTAGCGCCCTTTGGTGATGCCGATTTAAATAACGACAATCAGCGACCTATCATTTTGATTGCTGGTGGCACTGGTTTTAGCTACGTTCGTTCTATTTTGCGCGAATTGGTTGCCAACAATGATCAGCGCCCAGTGACTATCTACTGGGGCTGTAAAGACTTAGCGCATTTCTACGTCTTGGAAGAAGCACAGCAATTGACCGCTGCGCATGACAACATGACGCTAATTCCTGTGGTTGAAAATACCCCAGCTGATTGGCAAGGTGTTAGCGGGTTGGTTCACCATGCTGTTCTTAAAGACTTTAGTGATTTGAGCCAGCATGAAATTTATGCCGCTGGTCGCTTTGAAATGGTCGGTGTTATTCGTGACGCGTTCCTTGAACAAGGCATGAAAATAGAACATATGCACGGCGATGCTTTAGCTTATTTAAAGTAA